The following are from one region of the Phormidium sp. PBR-2020 genome:
- the sufD gene encoding Fe-S cluster assembly protein SufD translates to MSVNTITKNNVTSLAQLVNLRQPVVSDGEILNPIRDRHQARVHELAIPTTRDEAWRFTDLSELTQVDFAPAPSVSLEASQIELNQLPEAPESRLVFVNGRYSDHLSQSQGLPDGLYAGNLANLPPEQKAKLADYLAQQPGQEEVFTALNTASFQDMAVIWLRRGTVVEVPLQLLFVSVPDGQAMITQPRCLVVAEANSHLTLVEEFVSTVEGCPDSQAMAYFNNAVTEVWLEDNAELTHVRLQRDNGSAFHIGKTAVTQARDSRYACHTLNLGSQLSRQNLDVYQTGPGTETTLNGLTLIGKAQTSDIHSTVIYDHPNGTVNQLHKCIVGDKGHAVFDGRVVVMKKAQLTNANQLNRNLLLSPKARVNTKPQLEIVADNVKCSHGATVSQLEADEVFYLQSRGLDKTTSQNLLVDAFAAEILQEIPVESLQTAIAQCVACRTISY, encoded by the coding sequence ATGAGTGTGAACACAATTACCAAAAACAACGTCACTTCCCTGGCGCAGTTGGTGAACCTACGCCAGCCTGTGGTGAGTGATGGCGAGATTCTCAACCCAATTCGCGATCGCCACCAGGCCCGCGTCCATGAACTGGCGATTCCCACGACACGGGATGAAGCCTGGCGCTTCACGGACTTATCGGAACTGACTCAAGTCGACTTCGCCCCAGCCCCCAGCGTCAGCTTGGAGGCCAGTCAAATTGAGCTAAATCAGCTTCCCGAAGCCCCCGAAAGTCGTCTAGTGTTCGTGAACGGACGCTACAGCGACCACCTCTCTCAATCCCAAGGGTTACCGGACGGCCTCTATGCGGGGAACCTGGCCAACCTTCCCCCAGAGCAAAAAGCCAAACTGGCTGACTACCTGGCGCAACAACCGGGCCAGGAAGAAGTCTTCACCGCTCTCAACACGGCAAGTTTCCAAGATATGGCCGTCATTTGGCTACGTCGTGGAACAGTGGTTGAGGTTCCCCTGCAACTCTTGTTTGTCTCCGTTCCCGATGGCCAAGCTATGATCACCCAGCCTCGCTGTTTGGTGGTGGCTGAGGCCAATAGTCATCTCACCTTAGTCGAGGAGTTCGTCTCTACCGTCGAAGGCTGTCCCGACTCCCAAGCGATGGCCTATTTTAATAATGCCGTGACGGAGGTTTGGCTGGAGGACAATGCCGAGTTAACCCATGTGCGCCTACAACGGGATAATGGGTCTGCCTTCCATATTGGTAAAACCGCAGTCACCCAAGCGCGAGATAGCCGTTACGCCTGCCACACCCTCAATTTGGGGTCACAACTGTCTCGCCAAAACCTGGATGTCTATCAAACTGGCCCGGGAACGGAAACCACCCTCAATGGGTTAACCTTGATTGGTAAGGCGCAAACCTCGGATATCCACAGTACGGTGATTTACGATCATCCCAACGGCACGGTGAACCAGCTTCATAAGTGTATTGTGGGGGATAAAGGTCACGCGGTATTTGATGGTCGGGTTGTGGTCATGAAAAAGGCTCAACTCACCAACGCCAACCAACTTAACCGTAATTTGTTGCTGTCTCCCAAGGCCCGAGTCAACACCAAACCCCAGTTAGAGATTGTGGCCGATAACGTCAAATGCAGTCACGGCGCGACGGTGAGTCAACTCGAAGCCGATGAGGTGTTTTATCTGCAAAGTCGCGGTTTAGACAAAACCACGAGTCAAAATCTCTTGGTTGATGCCTTCGCCGCTGAAATCCTGCAAGAGATTCCCGTTGAATCCCTGCAAACGGCGATCGCCCAATGTGTCGCCTGTCGAACCATTAGCTATTAA
- a CDS encoding SufS family cysteine desulfurase: MTLATAKTLADRTRADFPILHQEVNDKPLVYLDNAATSQKPKAVIDALSHYYSRDNSNVHRGVHALSARATDNYEGTRDKIVPFINAQSRNEIVFTRNASEAINLVAYSWGVNHLKAGDEIILSVMEHHSNLIPWQMVAQKTGAVLKFVGLTETQEFDFEQYQSLLSEKTKLVAVVHVSNTLGCINPVKEIAELAHQQGAKVLIDACQSVPHMPIDVQDIDCDWLVASGHKMCAPTGIGFLYGKLALLESMPPFLGGGEMIADVELHSFTCAELPHKFEAGTPAIGEAIALGAAIDYLMEIGMEAIADYEHELCRYLYDKLANVPGLTLYGPKPQSDGSGRAALASFTSADVHANDLSTLLDESGVAIRTGHHCTQPLHKLLQQTSTARASLYFYNTHAEIDTFIASLTDTINFFKSIMGS, translated from the coding sequence ATGACCCTCGCCACTGCCAAAACCCTAGCCGATCGCACTCGCGCTGACTTCCCGATTCTGCATCAGGAGGTCAATGACAAACCTCTGGTGTATCTGGATAATGCCGCCACCTCTCAAAAGCCCAAAGCGGTCATTGATGCCTTATCTCACTACTACAGTCGGGATAACTCCAATGTCCATCGTGGGGTTCATGCCCTCAGTGCTAGGGCCACGGATAACTATGAAGGAACTCGGGATAAAATCGTCCCTTTTATTAACGCCCAGTCTCGCAATGAAATCGTCTTCACCCGTAATGCTAGTGAAGCGATTAATCTGGTGGCCTATTCTTGGGGAGTGAATCACCTGAAGGCGGGGGATGAGATTATCCTCTCGGTGATGGAACACCACAGCAACCTGATTCCTTGGCAAATGGTGGCCCAGAAAACGGGGGCGGTGTTGAAATTCGTCGGTTTGACGGAGACGCAGGAGTTCGATTTTGAGCAGTATCAGTCTCTCTTATCGGAGAAGACGAAACTGGTGGCGGTGGTTCATGTCTCCAATACTCTCGGCTGTATTAACCCGGTTAAGGAGATTGCTGAACTGGCCCATCAGCAGGGGGCAAAGGTTCTCATTGATGCCTGTCAGAGTGTGCCCCATATGCCCATCGATGTGCAAGATATCGATTGTGACTGGCTGGTGGCGTCGGGCCATAAAATGTGTGCGCCGACGGGGATTGGCTTTCTCTATGGCAAATTGGCGTTACTCGAATCCATGCCGCCGTTTCTCGGGGGTGGGGAGATGATTGCTGATGTGGAACTGCACTCGTTTACCTGTGCCGAATTGCCCCATAAGTTTGAAGCGGGAACCCCGGCCATTGGCGAGGCGATCGCCCTGGGAGCGGCGATCGATTATCTGATGGAGATTGGCATGGAGGCGATCGCCGACTATGAACATGAACTCTGCCGCTATCTCTACGACAAACTCGCAAATGTCCCAGGCTTAACCCTCTACGGGCCCAAACCCCAGTCCGACGGCAGTGGACGGGCCGCCCTAGCCTCGTTCACATCTGCTGATGTCCACGCCAACGACCTCTCGACCCTCCTCGATGAGTCTGGGGTTGCCATTCGCACTGGACATCACTGCACCCAACCCTTGCACAAACTGCTGCAACAAACCTCAACGGCCCGAGCCAGTCTCTATTTCTACAATACTCACGCCGAGATTGACACCTTTATCGCCAGTCTCACGGATACCATTAATTTCTTTAAGAGCATTATGGGTTCGTAG
- a CDS encoding diguanylate cyclase, whose product MLPPTCTQLESEWQTSDPVKQLLDALPICLSYLDRHRRYRYVNHNYETWFNIEPERIYGQRLVNVIGKQAYRAVRAYVNRALTGETVTYETSVPYSRGGTRYIHATLVPDIDELNRVQGYYALIADISDRHRLEESLRASEQKYQTLFQTLPVGLSITDADGKVIEANPASEGILGIASREQTQRTYDESSWQIIRPDGTPMPACEYASVRALEENRPVLGVEMGVVRPDNRVRWIRVSAAPIPLDRYGAAIAYIDVTEQKQLELALRESEIFCRTITDIAPVGIFVYDLNRQTVIFANAAYESQLGYCLAEIQALGRDWLPTLYHPDERDAVLAHKKRIKGDRKDCVYHKEDKCRCKDGNMVIVDTREVVLNRHPDGTPAQILGVGIDISDRKATEEALNRKVQQERALNRVIEAIRRSLTLDEIFTTAVLEIGQFLQGRVAIVQYLPDEGCWRHRALSDWESSQAEALQADVPDEDNPFAARLKQLQVVQINDPASIREPVGQKLLKRFLGIWLLTPISLHGRIWGSLSLNRPNDNSPWQTDDIDLAGHVADQLAIAIEQSSLLQQLNRQSQELKQTNQDLARINARLNKLSCTDGLTQISNRRHFDEEVRKEWLRLQRSQDPLSLIMLDVDLFKRYNDLHGHPAGDRCLVEIASTVKQLLKRPSDLVARYGGEEFVVLLPHTDLNSAVQVAESICIAVRNLKIFHSEHDGKPAYVTVSLGIASQIPNLFGSVEDLIDRTDLELYRAKTRGRNTWSYRG is encoded by the coding sequence ATGTTACCGCCGACTTGTACTCAACTCGAAAGCGAATGGCAAACCTCGGACCCGGTAAAACAGTTACTGGACGCCCTCCCGATTTGTCTATCTTACTTAGACCGCCATCGCCGCTATCGCTACGTTAACCACAACTACGAGACCTGGTTTAACATTGAGCCGGAGCGGATTTATGGCCAGCGCCTCGTGAATGTCATTGGCAAACAGGCTTATCGCGCGGTTCGCGCCTACGTTAATCGGGCCTTAACTGGCGAAACGGTCACCTACGAAACGAGCGTTCCCTACAGTCGAGGCGGCACTCGCTATATCCACGCTACCCTGGTTCCCGATATCGACGAGTTAAACCGGGTACAAGGCTATTATGCTCTGATTGCGGATATTAGCGATCGCCACCGTTTAGAAGAGTCCCTGCGCGCCAGCGAGCAAAAGTATCAAACTCTGTTTCAGACGTTACCTGTGGGACTATCGATCACCGATGCCGATGGCAAGGTAATCGAAGCGAATCCAGCGTCCGAAGGCATCTTAGGAATTGCTAGTCGCGAACAGACCCAACGCACCTACGACGAATCCTCTTGGCAAATAATCCGCCCCGACGGAACTCCCATGCCAGCGTGCGAATATGCCAGCGTGCGCGCCCTTGAGGAAAATCGCCCAGTTTTAGGTGTCGAGATGGGTGTCGTGCGCCCCGACAACCGGGTGCGCTGGATTCGGGTGAGTGCGGCACCGATTCCGTTAGACCGCTACGGCGCGGCCATCGCCTATATCGATGTAACGGAACAAAAACAGCTAGAACTGGCCTTACGGGAGAGCGAAATTTTCTGCCGTACCATCACCGATATTGCCCCCGTGGGAATTTTTGTCTACGACCTCAACCGCCAAACCGTCATTTTCGCCAACGCCGCCTACGAGTCTCAACTGGGATATTGCCTTGCCGAAATCCAAGCCTTGGGGAGAGATTGGCTCCCGACCCTTTACCATCCTGATGAGCGGGATGCCGTCCTGGCTCACAAGAAGAGGATTAAAGGCGATCGCAAAGATTGCGTTTATCACAAGGAGGACAAGTGTCGGTGCAAAGATGGCAACATGGTTATCGTTGACACTCGCGAAGTGGTGTTGAATCGCCACCCCGACGGGACTCCCGCTCAGATTCTCGGGGTTGGCATTGACATTAGCGATCGCAAAGCGACAGAAGAAGCTTTAAATCGAAAGGTGCAGCAGGAACGGGCTTTAAACCGGGTCATTGAAGCCATTCGCCGTTCTCTGACTCTCGATGAGATTTTTACCACCGCCGTCCTTGAAATTGGCCAGTTCTTGCAAGGTCGAGTGGCGATCGTGCAATATCTGCCGGATGAAGGGTGTTGGCGACATCGAGCCTTGTCCGACTGGGAGTCGTCTCAAGCGGAAGCTCTTCAGGCTGATGTTCCCGATGAGGACAATCCGTTTGCTGCCCGACTGAAGCAATTGCAGGTGGTACAGATTAACGATCCCGCCAGCATACGGGAGCCAGTGGGTCAGAAACTGCTGAAGAGGTTTCTCGGGATCTGGTTGTTGACCCCCATTAGTCTTCATGGTCGGATTTGGGGCAGTCTATCTTTAAACCGACCCAACGACAACAGCCCTTGGCAGACAGACGACATCGACTTGGCGGGTCATGTTGCCGATCAATTGGCGATCGCCATCGAGCAGTCTAGCCTCTTACAACAGTTAAATCGGCAATCCCAGGAATTGAAGCAGACGAATCAGGATCTAGCCCGAATCAACGCTCGCTTGAACAAGTTGAGCTGTACAGACGGACTGACCCAAATCTCGAATCGCCGTCATTTTGATGAGGAGGTGCGAAAAGAATGGCTGCGACTCCAACGGTCACAGGACCCTCTATCGCTGATTATGTTGGATGTAGACTTGTTTAAACGGTATAACGATTTGCACGGTCACCCCGCTGGCGATCGCTGTTTAGTTGAAATCGCCTCTACAGTCAAACAACTGCTCAAGCGTCCGTCTGATCTGGTGGCTCGCTATGGGGGGGAGGAGTTTGTGGTGCTGTTGCCCCATACTGACCTGAACAGTGCTGTTCAGGTGGCCGAATCGATTTGTATTGCGGTGAGAAATTTAAAAATATTTCATTCAGAACATGATGGAAAACCTGCTTATGTGACGGTGAGTTTGGGGATTGCCAGTCAAATTCCCAACCTGTTTGGGTCGGTTGAGGATCTCATCGATCGGACAGATTTGGAGTTGTATCGGGCTAAGACGCGCGGACGCAATACCTGGAGTTATCGAGGATGA
- the apcB gene encoding allophycocyanin subunit beta gives MQDAITTLIKNYDSTGRYLDGVAIDRLKSYFETGTARVQAAALINGQAAAVVKEAGSTLFNDQPELIRPGGSAYTTRRYAACLRDMDYYLRYATYSWVAGDTDVLDERVLAGLRETYNSLNVAIGPTVIGIGILKEIVKAKVAEAGIDTSFIDEPFDHMIRELGEKDL, from the coding sequence ATGCAAGACGCAATTACAACGCTGATTAAAAACTACGATTCTACGGGCCGCTATCTTGATGGTGTGGCCATTGATCGCCTGAAGTCCTATTTTGAGACGGGTACGGCTCGGGTGCAAGCCGCAGCCCTGATTAACGGTCAAGCGGCGGCGGTGGTTAAAGAAGCTGGCTCGACGCTGTTTAATGACCAGCCTGAACTCATCCGCCCCGGTGGGAGTGCCTACACGACTCGTCGCTATGCGGCTTGTCTGCGGGATATGGACTATTATCTACGCTATGCTACCTATTCTTGGGTGGCCGGAGATACGGATGTTCTCGATGAGCGGGTGTTGGCCGGTTTGAGAGAGACCTATAACTCCCTCAACGTGGCCATTGGCCCCACGGTCATCGGTATCGGCATTTTGAAGGAGATTGTCAAAGCTAAAGTCGCCGAAGCGGGCATTGACACCAGCTTCATCGATGAGCCGTTCGATCATATGATTCGTGAGTTGGGCGAGAAAGATCTCTAA
- the glnA gene encoding type I glutamate--ammonia ligase, with protein sequence MPETPQDVLNMIQGENIELIDLKFVDLFGIWQHCTFHRSLVEEESFDEGIAFDGSSIRGWKAINASDMSMVPDPSTAWLDPFMDTPTLSMVCSIKEPRTGEWYERDPRSLADRALQYLQSTGIGDTVFCGPEPEFFIFDDVRYDQNEHEGYYHVNSAEGMWNSGRSEEGGNLGFKTGYKRGYFPVGPSDTLQDIRTEMLLTMGRCGVPIEKHHHEVGTAGQCELGIRFTDLISAADNVMTYKYVVKNVARKYGKSATFMPKPIFNDNGSGMHTHMSIWKDGQPLFFGDNYADLSDLALYFIGGLLKHAPAVLAFTNPSLNSYKRLVPGFEAPVNLAYSQGNRSASIRIPLTGSNPKAKRLEFRCPDASSNPYLGFAAMLMAGLDGIQNKIEPGEALDVDIYELSPEELSKIPSTPGSLEGALSALAHDSEFLTKGGVFTEDFIDNYITYKLDNEVNPIRLRPHPFEYMLYYDA encoded by the coding sequence ATGCCTGAAACGCCACAAGACGTCCTGAACATGATTCAGGGTGAGAACATCGAACTGATTGACCTGAAGTTTGTTGATCTGTTCGGAATCTGGCAGCACTGCACGTTCCACCGCAGCCTCGTTGAAGAGGAATCCTTTGATGAAGGGATTGCCTTTGATGGCTCAAGTATCCGGGGCTGGAAAGCGATTAACGCTTCGGATATGTCCATGGTTCCTGACCCCAGCACAGCCTGGTTAGACCCCTTCATGGACACGCCCACACTGAGCATGGTCTGTTCTATTAAGGAACCCCGAACCGGCGAGTGGTATGAGCGTGACCCGCGTTCCCTGGCTGATCGAGCCTTGCAGTATCTGCAATCGACCGGAATCGGAGACACGGTTTTCTGTGGGCCTGAGCCAGAATTCTTTATCTTTGATGATGTTCGCTACGACCAAAACGAACATGAAGGCTACTACCATGTCAATTCCGCCGAGGGGATGTGGAACTCTGGACGGTCTGAAGAAGGAGGCAACCTTGGCTTTAAAACGGGCTACAAGCGTGGTTACTTCCCCGTTGGTCCGTCAGATACCCTGCAAGACATTCGCACGGAAATGCTCCTAACCATGGGGCGTTGTGGGGTTCCCATTGAAAAGCACCACCATGAAGTGGGAACCGCTGGACAATGTGAACTGGGGATTCGCTTCACTGACTTGATTAGTGCTGCTGACAACGTGATGACCTATAAGTACGTGGTCAAAAACGTTGCTCGCAAATATGGCAAATCTGCCACCTTCATGCCCAAACCCATTTTCAACGACAACGGGAGCGGGATGCACACCCACATGTCCATCTGGAAAGACGGACAACCGCTGTTCTTCGGCGATAACTACGCGGATCTCAGTGATTTAGCCTTATATTTCATTGGCGGCTTGCTCAAACACGCACCTGCCGTCTTGGCCTTCACCAACCCCTCCCTGAACTCCTACAAGCGTTTGGTTCCTGGGTTTGAGGCTCCTGTGAACTTGGCTTACTCTCAGGGTAACCGCTCGGCATCGATTCGGATTCCCTTAACTGGTTCCAACCCCAAAGCCAAGCGGCTTGAGTTTCGTTGCCCGGATGCGAGTTCTAACCCCTATCTCGGGTTTGCCGCGATGCTGATGGCTGGCCTCGATGGGATTCAGAACAAAATTGAGCCTGGCGAAGCTCTCGACGTAGATATCTACGAACTCAGCCCTGAAGAACTGAGTAAGATTCCCTCGACTCCGGGTTCCTTGGAAGGTGCGTTGAGTGCGTTGGCTCATGACAGTGAGTTCTTGACCAAAGGTGGCGTCTTTACCGAAGACTTTATCGATAACTACATCACCTACAAGCTCGATAACGAAGTCAACCCCATCCGCCTCCGTCCCCATCCCTTCGAGTATATGCTCTACTACGATGCCTAA
- a CDS encoding DUF262 domain-containing protein, with protein MSSSQLLDTRTTNFGDLIRNGKIYRVPAFQRDYSWTIENWEDLWQDIESIYQDGDRSHYMGAIVLQNSLDSDKEFTIIDGQQQLATLSILAIAILDKLQTLINQGQAVEENRERQDILRRTYLSDKDPRSLRYSSKLLLNANNNDFYQSNLINLRQPKSWRRLTKSNQLLWQAFDYFSKCLDELTHVIESGEELTTFLTDVVAQRLLFIQINVQDELNAYTVFETLNARGIELSATDLLKNYLFSLFQGPDDLREAQRQWGRLVNTVTMRKFPDFLRYYLSLFQTRVRKERLFKMIRQSVTDNQQAFDLLNDLENYSDVFVALGDSHDELWRDQPNCQPYIRELQLFGVKQAYPTLFAAYVKFSSSDFLRLLKLIGILSFRYLVVSQLNPNELEKIYNDVAIAIMNRQITTPRDVFNACRSIYVPDHKFQQDFSFLTISTKGRKKLAQYILAKLEEHECGHPIERNSFSIEHILPESASESWRRTFTDTQLDEMTDRLGNLTLLEPNFNRELGNQPYAVKQQTYQKSRYRLTQGISAQEWTADSLVDRQNHLARQAVQIWQPDFV; from the coding sequence ATGTCATCTTCTCAACTACTCGATACTCGGACCACTAATTTCGGGGACTTAATCCGCAATGGCAAAATCTACCGAGTTCCCGCGTTTCAGAGAGACTACTCTTGGACAATCGAAAATTGGGAAGACCTCTGGCAAGATATTGAGTCGATTTATCAAGATGGCGATCGCAGTCATTATATGGGGGCAATTGTTTTACAGAACTCTCTCGACTCAGATAAAGAATTTACGATTATTGATGGCCAACAGCAGCTGGCGACGCTCAGTATTTTGGCGATCGCCATTCTTGACAAACTCCAAACCTTAATTAATCAAGGACAGGCAGTTGAGGAAAATCGGGAACGTCAAGATATTCTGCGGCGAACCTATTTAAGTGATAAAGACCCTCGTTCGTTACGCTATTCAAGTAAATTACTGTTAAATGCGAATAATAATGATTTTTATCAAAGCAACTTGATTAACCTGCGTCAGCCCAAAAGTTGGCGACGGCTTACTAAATCTAATCAATTATTGTGGCAAGCCTTTGACTATTTCTCGAAATGCTTAGATGAACTCACTCACGTCATTGAGAGTGGGGAAGAACTGACAACATTCTTAACCGATGTGGTTGCCCAACGCTTGTTATTTATTCAAATCAACGTTCAAGATGAGTTGAATGCTTATACTGTTTTCGAGACCTTAAATGCTAGAGGCATTGAACTTAGTGCCACGGATTTACTGAAAAATTATTTGTTTTCCCTATTTCAAGGACCCGATGACTTACGAGAAGCTCAACGGCAATGGGGGAGGCTCGTCAATACCGTAACCATGCGCAAATTCCCAGATTTTTTGCGTTACTATCTAAGTCTGTTTCAAACTCGAGTCCGTAAAGAGAGACTCTTTAAAATGATTCGTCAATCGGTGACGGACAATCAACAAGCGTTTGACTTATTAAATGACCTAGAAAATTATAGTGATGTATTTGTCGCTCTAGGAGATTCTCATGATGAGCTATGGCGAGATCAGCCGAATTGCCAGCCTTATATCCGAGAACTCCAGCTTTTTGGCGTGAAACAGGCGTATCCGACCTTGTTTGCCGCTTATGTCAAATTTTCTTCCTCAGACTTCCTGCGTTTGCTAAAACTGATTGGCATCCTATCATTTCGGTATCTTGTCGTGAGTCAACTCAACCCCAATGAGTTAGAGAAGATTTACAATGACGTGGCGATCGCCATCATGAACAGGCAAATCACAACACCACGAGATGTATTTAATGCCTGCCGCTCAATTTACGTTCCGGACCATAAATTTCAACAAGACTTTTCTTTTTTAACGATATCAACCAAGGGACGCAAAAAACTAGCTCAATATATCTTAGCCAAACTCGAAGAACATGAGTGCGGTCATCCCATTGAGCGTAATAGTTTTTCAATCGAGCATATCCTCCCCGAATCAGCCAGCGAGAGTTGGCGGCGAACCTTTACGGACACTCAACTCGACGAGATGACTGATCGCCTAGGGAACCTGACCCTATTAGAACCCAATTTCAATCGTGAGCTAGGTAATCAACCCTATGCCGTGAAGCAGCAAACCTACCAGAAAAGCCGGTACCGCTTAACCCAGGGCATTTCAGCCCAAGAATGGACGGCGGATAGCCTGGTCGATCGCCAAAACCATTTAGCGCGGCAGGCGGTTCAGATTTGGCAGCCGGATTTTGTGTAG
- the pheT gene encoding phenylalanine--tRNA ligase subunit beta, whose amino-acid sequence MRISLNWLQTLIKIDLTADDLAHRLTMAGFEVEEIEERSTWADGVVIGKIVSIEPHPNADKLRVCQVDIGSGELQQIVCGAPNAKADIYVPVATIGTKLPQVDLKIKPTKLRGVPSNGMICSLEEVGLTSEIDGIHIFAEGDGGEFQDKIGADARPFLGLDDSILDLTATANRADALSMVGVAREVAALTGDKLELPQVEVSDIASQASLTVDVAETNACPAYIGTMIEGVTIAPSPDWLQQRLQAAGVRPINNVVDITNYVMLEWGQPLHAFDRDRLQQLTGQDSLTIGVRYANDEETLTTLDGQERTLQETNLLITANNHPVALAGVMGGGESEVHAGTTNLVLEAALFDPVAVRRSSRAQNLRSESSSRYERGVNFAELETACQRAIALIRELAGGTPVAQAKADSRPDLSQTLTLRVARVRHVLGPVHLGDEVGDLPEADMKQILERLNFIVAPTKETGVWTVQVPPYRRRDIEREIDLIEEIARLYGYDNFCETLPKQGTLGQLSPEFALTGQLREALRGAGLTELIHYSLVKPSQEQQICLGNPLFAEYSALRTELLPGMIDAFEYNLKQGNGALNGFEIGRVFWKEGETYQEKNLVAGILGGDRTQGRWVRSGKEQPMSWFEAKGVLQGVFDRLGLTVYYQADAGDRRLHPGRTASLWLRGRQLGHFGQLHPQLRQERELPDEVYVFELELSLLLEALPSSQVPKFEPFSTFPASDRDLAFFAPLDAEVLELEKAMSRAGGKLLESVELFDEYRGESVPEGQRSLAFRLVYRAGDRTLKDKDVDTAHQKVRDAIVKKFKVELRS is encoded by the coding sequence GTGCGTATCTCACTCAACTGGTTGCAAACCCTCATTAAGATTGATCTAACTGCAGACGACCTGGCCCATCGCCTCACTATGGCGGGGTTTGAAGTGGAGGAGATTGAAGAGCGTAGCACCTGGGCCGATGGGGTGGTGATCGGTAAGATTGTGAGCATTGAGCCTCATCCCAATGCCGATAAGCTGCGGGTGTGCCAAGTCGATATTGGTAGCGGTGAACTGCAACAGATTGTCTGTGGTGCGCCCAACGCGAAGGCAGATATCTACGTTCCAGTGGCTACAATCGGCACGAAGCTGCCTCAAGTGGATCTCAAGATTAAACCCACCAAACTGCGGGGAGTCCCCTCTAATGGCATGATTTGCTCCCTAGAGGAAGTGGGGTTAACCTCGGAGATTGATGGGATTCATATCTTTGCTGAAGGCGATGGGGGCGAGTTCCAAGACAAGATTGGCGCTGATGCTCGGCCATTCCTGGGACTCGATGACTCGATTTTAGATTTGACGGCCACGGCCAACCGGGCTGATGCCCTGAGTATGGTGGGGGTTGCTCGGGAGGTGGCGGCGTTGACGGGGGATAAGCTGGAGTTACCCCAGGTTGAGGTCTCAGACATTGCGTCTCAGGCATCTCTAACGGTTGATGTGGCTGAGACTAACGCCTGTCCGGCTTATATTGGCACGATGATTGAAGGGGTAACGATCGCCCCCTCCCCTGACTGGCTACAACAACGACTACAAGCGGCAGGAGTGCGTCCCATTAACAATGTGGTGGATATTACCAACTATGTGATGTTGGAATGGGGACAACCCCTGCACGCCTTCGATCGCGATCGCCTACAACAGCTCACGGGTCAAGATTCCCTGACGATTGGAGTTCGTTACGCCAACGATGAGGAAACCCTGACCACCCTCGATGGCCAGGAACGAACCCTTCAAGAAACCAATCTACTGATTACGGCTAATAACCATCCCGTGGCCCTAGCGGGAGTCATGGGAGGGGGAGAGAGCGAAGTCCATGCAGGAACCACGAATTTGGTCTTAGAGGCTGCCCTATTCGACCCGGTGGCCGTGCGTCGTTCCTCTCGCGCTCAGAATTTGCGGAGTGAGTCCTCCTCGCGCTATGAACGGGGGGTCAACTTCGCCGAGTTAGAAACAGCCTGTCAGCGGGCGATCGCCCTCATCAGGGAATTAGCTGGCGGAACCCCGGTGGCCCAAGCTAAAGCCGACAGTCGCCCGGATCTGTCTCAAACCCTGACGTTACGGGTGGCCCGAGTGCGTCATGTCCTCGGTCCGGTGCATCTCGGGGATGAGGTGGGAGACCTCCCAGAAGCGGATATGAAGCAAATCCTGGAACGGCTCAACTTTATTGTCGCTCCCACAAAAGAAACGGGAGTTTGGACGGTGCAGGTTCCTCCCTACCGTCGCCGGGATATTGAACGGGAAATTGATTTAATCGAAGAAATCGCCCGTCTCTATGGCTACGATAATTTCTGCGAAACCCTGCCTAAACAGGGAACCCTCGGCCAGCTTTCCCCGGAATTTGCGCTAACGGGACAGTTGCGGGAAGCCCTACGGGGAGCAGGTTTGACGGAGTTAATCCACTATTCTTTGGTGAAGCCTAGCCAAGAGCAACAAATTTGTTTAGGGAATCCTCTATTTGCTGAGTATTCTGCCCTACGAACGGAACTTCTCCCAGGGATGATTGATGCCTTTGAGTACAATCTGAAACAGGGGAATGGTGCGCTCAACGGCTTTGAGATTGGGCGAGTGTTCTGGAAAGAGGGAGAGACGTATCAGGAGAAAAACCTGGTGGCCGGGATTCTTGGGGGCGATCGCACTCAGGGACGTTGGGTACGGTCTGGAAAGGAACAGCCCATGTCCTGGTTTGAAGCCAAAGGGGTGTTACAAGGGGTGTTTGATCGCCTAGGCTTGACGGTTTACTATCAAGCCGACGCGGGAGATCGCCGACTGCATCCTGGACGTACCGCCTCGCTATGGTTGCGGGGTCGTCAGTTGGGACATTTCGGCCAGCTTCATCCCCAGTTGCGTCAAGAACGGGAACTTCCCGATGAAGTCTATGTGTTTGAGTTGGAGTTAAGCTTACTCCTAGAAGCCCTCCCATCGAGTCAGGTTCCTAAGTTTGAGCCTTTTTCGACGTTCCCAGCCAGCGATCGCGATTTAGCCTTTTTCGCTCCCCTAGATGCGGAAGTTTTGGAGTTAGAAAAAGCCATGAGTCGGGCTGGGGGCAAGTTATTGGAGTCAGTGGAACTGTTCGATGAGTATCGCGGTGAGTCGGTTCCTGAAGGTCAGCGTAGTTTAGCCTTTCGTTTAGTCTATCGGGCCGGCGATCGCACGCTCAAGGATAAAGATGTGGATACCGCTCATCAGAAGGTGCGCGATGCGATCGTCAAGAAGTTCAAGGTAGAACTACGGAGTTAG